From the Sphingomonas mesophila genome, one window contains:
- the nuoL gene encoding NADH-quinone oxidoreductase subunit L yields the protein MHPIVLICFLPLVAAIIAGLFGRVIGNTAAKVVTTGALFAACALSWPVFLSYLNGSAEAQVVPVLKFIESGALNVDWALRVDTLTAVMLVVVTSVSSLVHLYSWGYMAEDKSQPRFFAYLSLFTFAMLMLVTADSLVQMFFGWEGVGLASYLLIGFWYHKPSANAAALKAFVVNRVGDFGFSLGIFGTFLVFGTVSIPEILAAAPGMAGSTIGFAGMRVDTMTLLCLLLFVGAMGKSAQLGLHTWLPDAMEGPTPVSALIHAATMVTAGVFMVCRLSPMFEAAPDALTVVTYVGAATAIFAATVGTVQNDIKRVIAYSTCSQLGYMFFAAGVGAYGAAMFHLFTHAFFKALLFLGAGSVIHAMHHEQDMRYYGALRREIPLTFWTMVIGTLAITGVGIIGVFGFAGFYSKDAILESAFASGTVHGNIAFFLGALAALLTSFYSWRLIFLTFFGKARWAASEHIQHAVHGDHEAPDEEHGDSGHGTGLPPEGTAGYHPHESPWSMLIPLVLLSIGAVFAGFAFYYPFFGTEEGAAFWAGSLVHNEHLVHAAHEVPLWVKLTPGAVMLVGLAIAWRNYIRRPGAPAAFVATFPGLHRFLMNKWYFDELYDFLFVRPSLWLGRFLWKRGDEETIDRFGPHGAAHAVGFGNRLTARLQSGYVTNYALIMLLGLIAAASWAFWWAAE from the coding sequence ATGCACCCGATCGTTCTCATCTGCTTCCTGCCGCTCGTCGCGGCGATCATTGCCGGCCTGTTCGGGCGGGTGATCGGCAATACGGCGGCCAAGGTCGTCACGACCGGCGCGCTGTTCGCCGCCTGCGCGCTCAGCTGGCCGGTGTTCCTGTCGTATCTCAACGGCAGCGCCGAGGCGCAGGTCGTGCCGGTCCTGAAGTTCATCGAGAGCGGCGCGCTCAACGTCGACTGGGCGCTTCGGGTCGATACGCTGACGGCGGTGATGCTGGTGGTGGTGACGAGCGTGTCGAGCCTCGTCCACCTCTACAGCTGGGGCTATATGGCGGAGGACAAGAGTCAGCCGCGCTTCTTCGCCTATCTCTCGCTGTTCACCTTCGCGATGCTGATGCTGGTGACCGCCGACAGCCTGGTGCAGATGTTCTTCGGCTGGGAGGGCGTCGGCCTGGCCTCCTACCTGCTGATCGGCTTCTGGTATCACAAGCCGAGCGCCAACGCGGCCGCGCTCAAGGCGTTCGTCGTCAACCGGGTCGGCGATTTCGGCTTCTCGCTCGGTATCTTCGGCACCTTCCTGGTGTTCGGCACGGTGTCGATCCCCGAAATTCTCGCCGCCGCGCCGGGCATGGCCGGATCGACCATCGGCTTTGCCGGAATGCGGGTCGACACCATGACTTTGCTCTGCCTGCTGCTGTTCGTCGGGGCGATGGGCAAGTCGGCGCAATTGGGGCTTCACACCTGGCTGCCCGACGCGATGGAAGGCCCGACCCCGGTGTCGGCGCTGATCCACGCCGCGACGATGGTCACCGCCGGCGTGTTCATGGTGTGCCGCCTGTCGCCGATGTTCGAGGCCGCGCCCGACGCACTCACCGTCGTCACCTATGTCGGCGCGGCGACCGCGATCTTTGCCGCGACGGTCGGCACGGTGCAGAACGACATCAAGCGGGTGATCGCTTATTCGACCTGCTCGCAGCTCGGCTACATGTTCTTCGCCGCCGGAGTCGGCGCGTACGGCGCGGCGATGTTCCATCTGTTCACCCACGCCTTCTTCAAGGCTTTGCTGTTCCTCGGCGCGGGATCGGTGATCCACGCGATGCACCACGAGCAGGACATGCGCTATTACGGCGCGCTGCGGCGCGAGATCCCGCTGACCTTCTGGACGATGGTCATCGGTACGCTGGCGATCACCGGGGTCGGCATCATCGGCGTGTTCGGGTTCGCCGGCTTCTATTCCAAGGACGCGATCCTCGAGAGCGCGTTCGCCAGCGGGACGGTGCACGGCAACATCGCCTTCTTCCTCGGCGCGCTGGCGGCGCTGCTGACCAGCTTCTATTCGTGGCGGCTGATCTTCCTCACCTTCTTCGGCAAGGCGCGCTGGGCGGCCAGCGAGCATATCCAGCATGCGGTGCACGGCGATCACGAGGCACCCGACGAAGAGCATGGCGACAGCGGCCACGGCACCGGCCTGCCGCCCGAGGGCACCGCCGGCTATCATCCGCACGAGAGCCCCTGGTCGATGCTGATCCCGCTGGTGCTGCTGAGCATCGGCGCGGTGTTCGCCGGCTTTGCCTTCTATTACCCGTTCTTCGGGACCGAGGAGGGCGCCGCTTTCTGGGCCGGGAGCCTGGTCCACAACGAGCATCTGGTCCACGCCGCGCACGAAGTGCCGTTGTGGGTCAAGCTGACCCCGGGTGCGGTCATGCTGGTCGGCTTGGCAATCGCCTGGCGCAACTACATCCGCCGACCGGGCGCACCCGCGGCGTTCGTCGCGACCTTCCCCGGGCTGCACCGCTTCCTGATGAACAAATGGTATTTCGACGAGCTCTACGATTTCCTGTTCGTGCGCCCGTCGCTGTGGCTCGGCCGCTTCCTGTGGAAGCGTGGCGACGAGGAGACGATCGACCGCTTCGGCCCGCACGGCGCGGCGCATGCGGTGGGCTTCGGCAACAGGCTTACCGCGCGGCTGCAGTCGGGCTATGTGACGAACTATGCGCTGATCATGCTGCTCGGGCTGATCGCCGCGGCGTCCTGGGCATTTTGGTGGGCTGCCGAATGA
- the nuoK gene encoding NADH-quinone oxidoreductase subunit NuoK codes for MIGLSHYLTVAAILFTIGVLGIFLNRRNIILMLMAIELILLAVNINLVAFSAFLGDITGQVFAMFVLTVAAAEAAIGLAILVIFFRRRGSIAVDDADRMRG; via the coding sequence GTGATCGGCCTGTCGCATTACCTTACGGTGGCCGCGATCCTGTTTACGATCGGCGTGCTCGGGATTTTCCTCAATCGCCGCAACATCATCCTGATGCTGATGGCGATCGAGCTGATCCTGCTCGCCGTGAACATCAATCTGGTCGCGTTCAGCGCCTTTCTCGGCGACATCACCGGCCAGGTGTTCGCGATGTTCGTCCTGACCGTTGCCGCGGCCGAGGCGGCGATCGGGCTCGCCATCCTCGTCATCTTCTTCCGCCGCCGCGGCTCGATCGCGGTCGACGACGCCGACCGGATGCGGGGCTAG
- a CDS encoding NADH-quinone oxidoreductase subunit J: MIALIAFYLFAGMTIASAILVIFARNPVHSVLWLIVAFFNAAGLMLLVGAEFIAMLLVIVYVGAVAVLFLFVVMMLNIDFATLRSGFSRNLPFGLMIALVLLAEIAIAANARDSGPLIGNKPVASAQPNIEVLGEALYSRFLLPFELAGLILLVAMIGAIVLTHRSRGDNRGQNISRQIARRPQDATRNMQPGVGEGMTL, translated from the coding sequence ATGATCGCCCTCATCGCCTTCTATCTGTTCGCCGGTATGACCATCGCGTCCGCGATCCTGGTCATCTTCGCGCGCAACCCGGTGCACAGCGTGCTGTGGCTGATCGTGGCGTTCTTCAACGCCGCCGGGCTGATGCTGCTGGTCGGCGCCGAGTTCATCGCGATGCTGCTGGTGATCGTCTATGTCGGCGCGGTCGCCGTGCTGTTTCTGTTCGTGGTGATGATGCTCAACATCGACTTCGCCACGCTGCGCTCGGGCTTCTCGCGCAACCTGCCGTTCGGGTTGATGATCGCGCTGGTGCTGCTGGCCGAGATCGCCATCGCCGCCAATGCGCGCGACTCCGGGCCGCTGATCGGCAACAAGCCCGTCGCCAGCGCGCAGCCCAATATCGAAGTGCTCGGCGAGGCGCTGTACAGCCGATTCCTGCTGCCGTTCGAGCTTGCCGGGCTGATCCTGCTGGTGGCGATGATCGGCGCGATCGTGCTGACCCACCGCAGCCGCGGCGACAATCGCGGCCAGAACATCAGCCGCCAGATCGCCCGCCGTCCCCAGGACGCGACCCGCAACATGCAGCCGGGCGTGGGCGAGGGGATGACGCTGTGA
- the nuoI gene encoding NADH-quinone oxidoreductase subunit NuoI — protein MVIARTIKAFTLWEFVRAHALTLRYFFKPKATINYPYEKVPQSPRFRGEHALRRYPNGEERCIACKLCEAICPAQAITIEAEPREDGSRRTTRYDIDMVKCIYCGLCAEACPVDAIVEGPNLEFATETREELLYDKAKLLDNGDRWESAIAANLAADAAYR, from the coding sequence GTGGTGATCGCGCGTACCATCAAGGCCTTCACTTTGTGGGAGTTCGTGCGGGCGCACGCGCTGACGCTGAGGTATTTCTTCAAGCCCAAGGCGACGATCAATTACCCGTACGAGAAGGTGCCGCAGTCGCCCCGCTTCCGCGGCGAGCATGCGCTTCGGCGTTATCCGAACGGCGAGGAGCGGTGCATCGCGTGCAAGCTGTGCGAGGCGATCTGCCCGGCGCAGGCGATCACGATCGAGGCCGAGCCGCGCGAGGACGGCAGCCGGCGGACGACGCGCTACGACATCGATATGGTCAAGTGCATCTATTGCGGGCTGTGCGCCGAGGCCTGCCCGGTGGATGCGATCGTCGAGGGGCCGAACCTCGAGTTCGCGACCGAAACGCGCGAGGAATTGCTCTACGACAAGGCCAAATTGCTCGACAATGGCGACCGCTGGGAAAGCGCCATCGCCGCCAACCTTGCCGCCGACGCGGCGTATCGGTAG
- the nuoH gene encoding NADH-quinone oxidoreductase subunit NuoH — MTAALQSWGLTYEWSWLLATVAGILLISLPLMLAVAMVIYAERKIWAAIALRRGPNVVGPWGLLQSFADGLKVFLKETIVPTSANKGLFILAPIITFTTALIVWAVVPFDLGVVLTDINVGLLYILAASSLGVYGVILAGWASNSKYPFFSAIRAAAQMVSYEVSIGFVLICVVLYAGTFNLTGIVMAQLGHGLGLFNGFGFNPLLFPMAVVFLISSMAETFRTPFDLVEAESELVAGHQTEYSSMSFALFWLGEYANVILMCALNAILFWGGFLPPMNVDLIPWFDIPGWIWLIGKMCLFFFIFGWVKATVPRYRYDQLMRLGWKVFLPLSLLFVTLISGWLMVKNEGLPW, encoded by the coding sequence GTGACGGCGGCGCTGCAATCGTGGGGGCTGACCTATGAATGGTCGTGGCTGCTGGCAACGGTCGCCGGGATCCTGCTGATCTCGCTTCCGCTGATGCTGGCGGTGGCGATGGTGATCTATGCCGAGCGCAAGATCTGGGCTGCGATCGCGCTCCGCCGCGGGCCGAACGTGGTCGGGCCGTGGGGGCTGCTGCAGAGCTTCGCCGACGGGCTGAAGGTGTTCCTCAAGGAAACCATCGTCCCGACCAGCGCCAACAAGGGGCTGTTCATCCTGGCGCCGATCATCACCTTCACCACCGCGCTGATCGTGTGGGCGGTAGTGCCGTTCGACCTCGGCGTGGTGCTGACCGACATCAATGTGGGCTTGCTCTACATCCTCGCGGCGTCGAGCCTCGGGGTTTATGGCGTGATCCTCGCGGGGTGGGCGTCCAACTCCAAATATCCGTTCTTCTCGGCGATCCGCGCCGCGGCGCAGATGGTCAGCTATGAGGTCAGCATCGGCTTCGTGCTGATCTGCGTCGTGCTCTACGCGGGAACGTTTAACCTCACCGGCATCGTCATGGCGCAGCTCGGCCACGGGCTCGGGCTGTTCAACGGCTTCGGGTTCAATCCGTTGCTGTTCCCGATGGCAGTGGTGTTCCTGATCAGCTCGATGGCCGAGACGTTCCGCACCCCGTTCGACCTGGTCGAGGCGGAGAGCGAACTGGTCGCCGGGCACCAGACCGAATATTCGAGCATGAGCTTCGCGCTGTTCTGGCTCGGCGAATATGCCAACGTCATCCTGATGTGCGCGCTCAACGCCATCCTATTCTGGGGCGGGTTCCTGCCGCCGATGAACGTCGATCTCATCCCCTGGTTCGATATCCCGGGCTGGATCTGGCTGATTGGCAAGATGTGCCTGTTCTTCTTCATCTTCGGCTGGGTCAAGGCGACCGTGCCGAGGTACCGCTACGACCAGCTGATGCGGCTGGGGTGGAAGGTGTTCCTGCCGCTCAGCCTGCTGTTCGTCACGCTCATCTCGGGCTGGCTGATGGTCAAGAATGAAGGATTGCCGTGGTGA
- the nuoG gene encoding NADH-quinone oxidoreductase subunit NuoG gives MPKLTVDGVEIEVPQGATVLQACELAGKEIPRFCYHERLSIAGNCRMCLVEVAPGPPKPQASCALPAADGQAIRTDTPMVKKAREGVMEFLLINHPLDCPICDQGGECDLQDQAMAYGRSGSRFDENKRAVEDKYMGPIVKTAMTRCIQCTRCVRFSDEVAGTPQMGMLFRGEDAQITSYLEGALTSELSGNLVDLCPVGALLPRPYSFQARPWELKKVPGVDVMDAVGTNIRMDVRSGQVMRALPRINDAVNEEWAHDKTRHHVDGLVRGRLDRPWVRDKGKLRAADWGEALALFAKRFKSAGSKVAAVAGDLVDAETMYAAKALLAGAGSALLEGRQTGLDYDVTSLGAVRFNTPIAEIENADAVLLVGTNLRWEAALVNTRVRKAVRRGARVFGIGPEVDLGYAVEWLGDDLGLLGKLPAALGEAKQPVMIVGPGALAAGGLGAALAASGGFMKPGWNGFNVVHTAASRMAGLLLGFAQRGGIASTAEGKPELVILLGADELAEGAFGDAFTVYIGHHGDRGARDADLVLPGAAYAEKHGTWVNIEGRVQRGERACFPPGDAREDWTIFRALSDMIGRPLPFDRFDQLRAAMVAQVPELGLDEGAVIDFGWDPPKLEAKASGPVTYPIADFYLTNAICRASPTMHRCSEELVHGVEFLEAAE, from the coding sequence GTGCCTAAGCTCACCGTCGACGGCGTCGAGATCGAGGTTCCGCAGGGCGCGACCGTGCTGCAGGCGTGCGAGCTTGCGGGCAAGGAGATCCCGCGCTTCTGCTATCACGAGCGGCTGAGCATCGCCGGCAATTGCCGGATGTGCCTGGTCGAGGTCGCGCCGGGGCCGCCCAAGCCGCAGGCGTCGTGCGCGCTGCCGGCCGCCGACGGCCAGGCGATCCGCACCGACACGCCGATGGTCAAGAAGGCACGCGAGGGGGTGATGGAGTTCTTGCTCATCAACCACCCGCTCGACTGCCCGATCTGCGACCAGGGCGGCGAATGCGATCTGCAGGACCAGGCGATGGCCTATGGCCGCTCGGGCAGCCGATTTGACGAGAACAAGCGCGCGGTCGAAGACAAATATATGGGGCCGATCGTCAAGACGGCGATGACCCGGTGCATCCAGTGCACCCGCTGCGTGCGCTTTTCGGACGAGGTCGCGGGCACCCCGCAGATGGGCATGCTGTTCCGCGGCGAGGACGCGCAGATCACGTCCTATCTGGAAGGTGCGCTGACCAGCGAATTGTCGGGCAATCTGGTCGATCTGTGCCCGGTCGGGGCGCTGCTGCCGCGGCCCTACAGCTTCCAGGCGCGGCCGTGGGAGCTGAAGAAGGTGCCGGGCGTCGACGTGATGGACGCGGTCGGCACCAATATCCGCATGGACGTGCGCTCGGGCCAGGTGATGCGGGCGCTGCCGCGGATCAACGATGCGGTCAACGAAGAGTGGGCGCACGACAAGACCCGCCACCACGTCGACGGGCTGGTGCGTGGGCGGCTCGACCGGCCGTGGGTGCGGGACAAGGGGAAATTGCGCGCGGCCGATTGGGGCGAAGCGCTGGCGCTGTTCGCCAAGAGGTTCAAGTCGGCTGGGTCCAAGGTCGCGGCGGTGGCTGGCGACTTGGTGGATGCCGAGACGATGTATGCGGCAAAGGCCTTGCTGGCGGGGGCCGGATCGGCGCTGCTCGAGGGACGTCAGACCGGGCTGGACTATGACGTGACGAGCCTTGGCGCGGTGCGCTTCAACACGCCGATCGCCGAGATTGAGAATGCCGACGCGGTGCTGCTGGTCGGCACCAATTTGCGCTGGGAAGCGGCGCTGGTGAATACGCGGGTGCGCAAGGCGGTTCGGCGCGGCGCGCGGGTGTTCGGCATCGGGCCCGAGGTCGATCTGGGCTATGCGGTCGAGTGGCTGGGCGACGATCTGGGGTTGCTCGGCAAGCTGCCAGCGGCGCTCGGCGAGGCCAAGCAGCCGGTGATGATCGTCGGGCCGGGCGCGCTGGCCGCGGGCGGGCTCGGCGCTGCGCTGGCCGCTTCGGGCGGGTTCATGAAGCCCGGCTGGAACGGGTTCAATGTGGTGCACACCGCGGCGTCGCGGATGGCGGGGCTGCTGCTCGGTTTTGCCCAGCGCGGCGGGATCGCGAGCACCGCCGAGGGCAAGCCGGAGCTGGTCATCCTGCTCGGCGCCGACGAGCTGGCCGAGGGCGCGTTCGGCGACGCGTTCACCGTCTACATCGGCCACCACGGCGACCGCGGGGCCAGAGATGCGGACTTGGTTCTGCCGGGCGCGGCCTATGCCGAGAAGCATGGCACGTGGGTCAATATCGAGGGCCGGGTGCAGCGCGGCGAGCGGGCCTGCTTCCCGCCGGGCGATGCGCGCGAGGACTGGACGATCTTTCGCGCGCTGTCCGACATGATCGGCCGGCCGCTGCCGTTCGACCGCTTCGACCAATTGCGCGCCGCGATGGTGGCTCAGGTGCCCGAGCTCGGCCTCGACGAGGGCGCAGTGATCGATTTCGGCTGGGATCCGCCGAAGCTCGAGGCCAAGGCCAGCGGGCCGGTCACTTACCCGATCGCCGACTTCTACCTCACCAACGCGATCTGCCGCGCGAGCCCGACCATGCACCGCTGCTCGGAGGAGCTGGTGCACGGGGTGGAATTCCTGGAGGCGGCGGAGTGA
- the nuoF gene encoding NADH-quinone oxidoreductase subunit NuoF: MGTTTPLADKDRIFTNLYGFQDAGLKGAQARGDWDKTADLMKAGPDAVIEAIKASGLRGRGGAGFPTGMKWSFMPKEPTPGRPNFLVINADESEPGSCKDREILRHDPHKLIEGALIAGFAMRARAAYIYVRGEFIVETEALRKAVAEAYAAGLLGKNAAGSGWDFDLFVHRGAGAYICGEETAMLESLEGKKGQPRLKPPFPAGAGLYGCPTTVNNVESIAVVPTILRRGAAWFAGFGREKNEGTKLFQISGHVNRPCVVEESMSISFRELIDLHAGGIRGGWDNLLAVIPGGSSVPLVPAAEIIDAPMDFDGLKALGSGLGTAAVIVMDKSTDIVRAISRISYFYKHESCGQCTPCREGTGWMWRTMEKLRTGDAEPATIDRLYDVTKQVEGHTICALGDAAAWPIQGLIKHFRPELERRMSERDARLREAAE; this comes from the coding sequence ATGGGCACGACCACGCCGCTGGCCGACAAGGACCGCATCTTCACCAACCTCTACGGCTTCCAGGATGCGGGGCTGAAGGGGGCGCAGGCGCGTGGGGATTGGGACAAGACCGCGGATCTGATGAAGGCCGGGCCGGATGCGGTGATCGAGGCGATCAAGGCGTCGGGCTTGCGCGGGCGCGGCGGGGCGGGGTTCCCGACCGGCATGAAGTGGAGCTTCATGCCCAAGGAGCCGACTCCGGGGCGGCCGAACTTCCTGGTGATCAACGCCGACGAGAGCGAACCGGGAAGCTGCAAGGACCGCGAGATCCTGCGCCACGACCCGCACAAATTGATCGAGGGCGCGCTGATCGCCGGCTTCGCGATGCGGGCGCGGGCGGCCTACATCTACGTGCGCGGCGAATTCATCGTCGAGACCGAGGCGCTGAGGAAAGCGGTGGCGGAGGCCTATGCCGCCGGGCTGCTGGGCAAGAATGCCGCCGGATCGGGCTGGGACTTCGATTTGTTCGTCCACCGCGGCGCCGGCGCCTACATCTGCGGCGAAGAGACGGCGATGCTCGAAAGCCTGGAGGGCAAGAAGGGCCAGCCGCGATTGAAGCCGCCGTTCCCGGCCGGGGCGGGCCTCTACGGCTGCCCGACCACGGTCAACAATGTCGAGAGCATCGCGGTGGTGCCGACGATATTGCGGCGCGGGGCGGCGTGGTTCGCCGGCTTCGGGCGCGAGAAGAACGAAGGCACCAAGCTGTTCCAGATTAGCGGCCATGTGAACCGGCCGTGCGTGGTCGAGGAGAGCATGTCGATTTCCTTCCGCGAGCTGATCGACCTTCACGCCGGGGGCATTCGCGGCGGGTGGGACAATCTGCTGGCGGTGATCCCGGGCGGATCGTCCGTGCCGCTGGTGCCGGCGGCCGAGATCATCGACGCGCCGATGGACTTCGACGGCTTGAAGGCGCTTGGATCGGGGCTCGGCACGGCGGCGGTGATCGTGATGGACAAGTCGACCGACATCGTCCGGGCGATCAGCCGCATATCGTACTTCTACAAGCACGAAAGCTGCGGCCAGTGCACGCCGTGCCGCGAGGGCACCGGCTGGATGTGGCGGACGATGGAGAAATTGCGCACCGGCGACGCCGAGCCGGCGACCATCGACCGATTGTACGACGTCACCAAGCAGGTCGAGGGCCACACCATCTGCGCGCTCGGCGACGCCGCCGCCTGGCCGATCCAGGGGCTGATCAAGCATTTCCGGCCGGAACTGGAGCGGCGGATGAGCGAGCGCGACGCCCGGCTCAGGGAGGCGGCGGAGTGA
- a CDS encoding complex I 24 kDa subunit family protein yields MAERYFAPDTPELRAEWGGFAWTEANARAAAEIVARYPEGRQMSASIPFLDLAQRQVGAMTGTQGWLPIPVIEFVARELGMAPIAVQEVASFYTMFNLVPVGKYHVQVCGTTPCMLRGSDAVLAACEKRGMRKGHTTEDGLWTLSEVECLGACANAPMVQINDDNFEDLTEDSMGAVLDALAAGRPVKPGPQVERQTSCPEGGPTTLKKMAERNYDYRPMWGEGAR; encoded by the coding sequence ATGGCCGAGCGTTACTTCGCGCCCGATACGCCGGAGCTGCGCGCCGAGTGGGGTGGGTTCGCGTGGACCGAGGCCAACGCCAGGGCGGCGGCGGAGATCGTCGCGCGCTATCCCGAGGGGCGGCAGATGTCGGCGTCGATTCCGTTCCTCGACCTCGCCCAGCGCCAGGTGGGGGCAATGACCGGAACGCAGGGCTGGCTGCCGATCCCGGTGATCGAATTCGTCGCGCGCGAGCTCGGCATGGCGCCGATCGCGGTTCAGGAAGTCGCCAGCTTCTACACCATGTTCAACCTCGTGCCCGTGGGCAAATACCATGTCCAGGTGTGCGGCACGACGCCGTGCATGCTGCGCGGGTCGGACGCGGTTCTCGCCGCCTGCGAGAAGCGCGGGATGCGCAAGGGCCATACCACCGAGGACGGCTTGTGGACGTTGAGCGAGGTCGAGTGCCTCGGCGCCTGCGCCAACGCGCCGATGGTCCAGATCAACGACGACAATTTCGAGGATCTGACCGAGGACAGCATGGGCGCGGTGCTCGATGCGCTGGCCGCCGGGCGGCCGGTCAAGCCGGGCCCGCAGGTCGAGCGGCAGACCAGCTGCCCGGAGGGCGGGCCGACGACGCTGAAGAAGATGGCCGAGCGCAATTACGATTATCGCCCGATGTGGGGGGAGGGCGCACGATGA
- a CDS encoding NADH-quinone oxidoreductase subunit D has product MIGAPQQGDKPTAGDQTVSNYTINFGPQHPAAHGVLRLIMELDGEIVERVDPHIGLLHRGTEKLIEYRTYAQALPYFDRLDYCSPMCMEHSYVLAVEKLLGLEIPQRAQYIRVLMAELTRISNHMLNLGSHVMDVGAMTPNLWLFEVREDTMQLYEAVSGARMHANYFRVGGVHQDIPERVLADMASFLDKRMQLFEDAISLVADNRIFKQRNVDIGTVSLNDALAWGFSGPMIRAAGLPWDLRRSQPYEIYDKVEFDIPVGTKGDCYDRFMVRVEEVRQSARIMRQCLRDMPMGPIATGDRKVFPPPRAEMKASMEALIHHFKLYTEGYHVPAGEVYVATESPKGEFGVYLVADGTNKPYRCKIRPTAFSHLQAMDFMMKGHMLADTTAVLGAADIVFGECDR; this is encoded by the coding sequence ATGATCGGCGCTCCGCAGCAGGGCGACAAGCCGACCGCTGGCGACCAGACGGTCAGTAACTACACGATCAACTTCGGGCCCCAGCATCCGGCGGCGCACGGCGTGCTGCGGCTGATCATGGAGCTCGACGGTGAGATCGTCGAGCGGGTCGATCCGCACATCGGCCTGCTTCACCGCGGCACCGAGAAGTTGATCGAATATCGCACCTATGCCCAGGCGCTGCCCTACTTCGACCGCCTCGATTACTGCTCGCCGATGTGCATGGAGCACAGCTATGTGCTGGCGGTCGAGAAATTGCTCGGCCTCGAGATCCCGCAGCGCGCCCAGTACATCCGCGTGCTGATGGCGGAGCTGACCCGCATTTCGAACCACATGCTCAATCTCGGCAGCCACGTTATGGACGTCGGGGCGATGACTCCGAACCTGTGGCTGTTCGAGGTGCGCGAAGACACGATGCAGCTCTATGAGGCGGTGTCCGGCGCGAGGATGCACGCCAACTACTTCCGCGTCGGCGGGGTGCACCAGGACATCCCCGAGCGGGTGCTGGCCGACATGGCGAGCTTCCTCGACAAGAGGATGCAATTGTTCGAGGACGCGATCTCGCTGGTCGCCGACAATCGCATCTTCAAGCAGCGCAATGTGGACATAGGAACGGTTTCCTTAAACGATGCCCTGGCGTGGGGATTCAGCGGGCCGATGATCCGCGCGGCGGGGTTGCCGTGGGACCTGAGGCGATCGCAACCCTATGAAATCTATGACAAAGTCGAATTCGACATCCCGGTCGGCACGAAGGGCGACTGCTACGACCGGTTCATGGTCCGGGTTGAGGAAGTCCGCCAGTCCGCGCGCATCATGCGCCAGTGCCTGAGAGACATGCCGATGGGTCCGATCGCGACCGGCGACCGCAAGGTCTTCCCGCCGCCGCGCGCCGAGATGAAGGCGTCGATGGAAGCGCTGATCCACCACTTCAAGCTCTACACCGAGGGCTATCACGTGCCCGCCGGCGAGGTGTATGTCGCGACCGAGAGCCCGAAGGGCGAATTCGGCGTCTATCTGGTCGCCGACGGCACCAACAAGCCCTACCGCTGCAAGATCCGCCCGACCGCGTTCAGCCACCTCCAGGCGATGGACTTCATGATGAAGGGCCACATGCTCGCGGACACCACGGCCGTACTCGGCGCCGCCGATATCGTCTTCGGGGAGTGTGACCGCTAA
- a CDS encoding NADH-quinone oxidoreductase subunit C — MSPSSAPRYAEAPPTLAALGSARVRDGLETAFDIERDALVETLRSLRDEHGYQQLMEIAGVDYPERPERFEVVYCLLSVTHNHRVRVHVRTDEATPVPSVTALWPVAGWLEREVFDMYGVAFVGNPDLRRILTDYGFEGHPLRKDFPQTGFVELRYSEAEKRVVYEPVRLPQDFRNWDFLMPWQGAEYQLPGDEKAGQAPGAPTPAPAPASPPPPSASPPPTPKTTDAPAETGAGKPADAEATRQARKPATRKAGNAGGRTTSEDEPKPGRGA, encoded by the coding sequence GTGAGCCCGAGCAGCGCCCCCCGATATGCCGAAGCTCCGCCGACGCTCGCCGCGCTCGGCTCGGCGCGTGTGCGCGACGGGCTGGAAACCGCCTTCGATATCGAGCGTGACGCGCTGGTCGAGACCCTGCGCAGCCTGCGCGACGAGCATGGCTACCAGCAGCTGATGGAGATCGCCGGGGTCGACTACCCCGAACGGCCGGAGCGCTTCGAGGTCGTCTACTGCCTGCTGTCGGTGACCCACAATCATCGCGTCCGAGTCCATGTGCGGACCGACGAGGCGACCCCGGTTCCGAGCGTCACAGCGCTATGGCCGGTCGCCGGCTGGCTCGAGCGCGAGGTCTTTGACATGTACGGCGTGGCCTTCGTCGGCAATCCGGACTTGCGCCGGATCCTGACCGACTACGGGTTTGAGGGCCATCCGCTCCGCAAGGACTTCCCGCAGACCGGTTTCGTCGAGCTGCGCTATTCCGAAGCCGAGAAGCGGGTGGTGTACGAGCCGGTGCGGCTGCCTCAGGACTTCCGCAACTGGGATTTCCTGATGCCATGGCAGGGAGCCGAATATCAGCTGCCGGGCGACGAGAAGGCCGGCCAGGCGCCAGGCGCTCCGACCCCTGCGCCGGCGCCTGCCAGCCCGCCGCCGCCCTCCGCGTCGCCGCCGCCGACGCCCAAGACGACCGACGCTCCTGCCGAGACCGGCGCGGGCAAGCCGGCCGATGCCGAAGCGACCCGGCAGGCGCGCAAGCCGGCGACCCGCAAGGCCGGCAACGCTGGTGGCCGGACGACCTCCGAGGATGAACCCAAGCCGGGGAGGGGCGCATGA